A single region of the Aerosakkonema funiforme FACHB-1375 genome encodes:
- a CDS encoding ImmA/IrrE family metallo-endopeptidase: MKEIIAGNLTRYRKGLNLSQEELASLAGVTRQSIHNYENAKTLPDSKTLSTLARALGVKLDDLLRKESTLALPNFRFRAHTSFDKNPQFAAQVLRLLEDYTALEQAVGIPTYAPESTPCHQLEGNEKRIAEIATQFRHRLGLGDGPILNLFEAVEEIGLKVLRQDILIPGFFGLSACSLAQGAFVLVNSYNITIERQLFTLAHEIGHLIFHRDEYQDNLIEEGTKEEEKAREAVANHFASHLLVSQEALERALNVFSNVIELKAHFRVSYTMMLMRLEQMGKLKYSDAIQKIRGEYKRQTGESLPKEKEIEPALSAEDFPANQRFTKLVWQALSEGKVSELKAAELLNLSVDCLRQSRKEARVYAIDAIF, encoded by the coding sequence ATGAAAGAGATCATCGCTGGCAATCTAACCCGCTACCGCAAAGGTCTAAACCTCTCTCAAGAGGAATTGGCATCCCTGGCGGGGGTGACTCGCCAGAGCATCCACAACTACGAGAACGCCAAAACCCTCCCCGATAGCAAAACCCTCTCGACTCTCGCCCGTGCTTTGGGCGTTAAGCTCGATGACTTGCTACGGAAAGAAAGCACCTTGGCGTTACCCAACTTCCGGTTTCGCGCCCATACCTCCTTTGACAAAAACCCCCAATTTGCAGCTCAAGTGTTGCGGCTGCTAGAAGACTACACCGCACTAGAACAGGCAGTCGGCATCCCCACTTATGCCCCAGAAAGCACCCCTTGTCACCAACTAGAAGGCAACGAAAAGCGGATTGCCGAAATTGCCACTCAGTTTCGTCACCGTTTGGGATTGGGAGATGGCCCCATTCTGAATTTGTTTGAAGCTGTGGAAGAGATTGGCTTAAAAGTGCTGCGCCAGGATATCCTAATCCCAGGGTTTTTTGGACTAAGTGCCTGTAGTCTGGCTCAGGGAGCTTTCGTTTTAGTCAACAGCTACAACATCACCATCGAACGGCAGTTGTTTACCCTGGCTCATGAAATTGGACACCTAATATTCCATCGAGACGAGTACCAAGACAACCTGATAGAAGAAGGAACCAAAGAAGAAGAAAAAGCGCGGGAAGCAGTTGCTAACCACTTCGCCAGTCATTTGCTAGTGTCTCAAGAGGCTCTAGAGCGAGCCTTAAATGTGTTCAGTAACGTGATTGAGTTAAAAGCTCACTTCCGCGTCAGCTACACCATGATGCTGATGCGACTGGAGCAAATGGGAAAGCTAAAGTATAGTGATGCCATTCAGAAAATACGTGGAGAATACAAGCGACAGACTGGTGAATCCCTCCCTAAAGAAAAAGAGATTGAGCCAGCATTAAGTGCTGAAGATTTCCCAGCCAACCAACGCTTTACTAAATTAGTTTGGCAAGCACTTTCAGAGGGCAAAGTTTCAGAATTAAAAGCCGCCGAGTTACTTAATTTATCTGTTGACTGCTTGCGGCAATCTCGTAAAGAAGCCAGGGTGTATGCTATCGATGCCATCTTCTGA
- a CDS encoding 7-cyano-7-deazaguanine synthase, with protein sequence MLPSDAQINLLLGGGIDSSALIAFYLARGATVRGIHFNYGQPSLDGERRSILALSQHYAIPLTTVDLGLSIVSAQGEYHCRNATLLLAAASIFPAKQGRFSIGIHSGTSYYDCSKIFMADIQRIFDGYFGGCIQVEAPFLEFTKADIFNFCTLAQVPVELTFSCERRGDFPCGQCSSCLDRRILHESS encoded by the coding sequence GTGCTCCCGTCAGATGCTCAAATAAACCTACTACTTGGAGGTGGAATAGACTCATCCGCTCTGATAGCTTTCTATTTGGCGCGGGGAGCAACTGTAAGAGGCATTCACTTTAATTATGGTCAACCCAGTCTTGATGGCGAACGTCGTTCCATTCTGGCTTTATCCCAACATTATGCAATTCCTTTGACTACCGTTGATTTGGGTTTGTCGATAGTCAGCGCTCAAGGTGAATATCACTGTCGCAATGCCACACTACTGCTTGCGGCTGCTAGTATTTTCCCCGCTAAACAGGGTCGATTTTCTATAGGAATTCATTCAGGAACTTCCTACTATGACTGTTCTAAAATTTTTATGGCAGATATCCAACGAATTTTTGATGGTTACTTCGGAGGTTGTATTCAAGTTGAAGCGCCATTTTTAGAGTTCACCAAAGCAGACATATTTAATTTTTGCACTTTAGCTCAGGTTCCGGTAGAGCTTACGTTTAGCTGTGAGCGTCGTGGAGATTTTCCCTGTGGGCAATGTTCATCATGTCTAGACCGGAGGATACTACATGAAAGTAGCTGA
- a CDS encoding plasmid mobilization protein has protein sequence MKLKNNRHTKYKEILSKRFELRLTEAEYEQIETLAQEVNLTMSEFVRRTVARRAMPRPLAAFDLKAYQVLCQINTELRQAGNNLNQIAKACNTSVMLGEPVAVNRSLLQNVQQLLKENQTLIQTLAAQIAQSTQR, from the coding sequence ATGAAACTGAAAAACAATCGTCATACTAAATATAAAGAAATACTGTCAAAAAGGTTTGAATTGAGATTAACTGAAGCAGAGTACGAACAAATCGAAACTTTAGCCCAAGAAGTTAATCTAACCATGAGCGAATTTGTCCGTCGTACTGTAGCAAGACGAGCAATGCCCCGTCCCTTAGCAGCATTCGACCTCAAAGCGTACCAAGTCTTATGCCAAATTAATACCGAACTACGCCAAGCTGGTAACAACCTCAATCAAATTGCCAAAGCTTGTAACACTTCCGTCATGCTAGGAGAGCCAGTAGCAGTGAATCGATCGCTATTACAAAACGTTCAACAACTGCTCAAAGAAAACCAAACTTTAATTCAAACCCTTGCAGCCCAAATCGCTCAATCAACGCAAAGATAG